Within the Candidatus Neomarinimicrobiota bacterium genome, the region GGCACAGAAAATTACAGTTTCTCGTTATGTCTGAAGATGGTGGCTGGACCAGGAGTTACTGGGTGAGAGCAGGCCATATGGGTGTTGCCCTCCTGGCAGTCGCCCTGGTAGGGATCGCACTGGTAGGGGGCTGGATAGTTACCCTGCTGCAGGTGGCCGATTACACTGATCTTCAGGCCGAGAACCGGCGGCTGGAAAGTTATCGGGATAAAGTCCGCCATGTGATCCTCGATAATAGCCAGTACGGTCTCATCGGCGTGGATCTCCTGCGCGAATTAGAACTGTCCATTGATCTGGAGGATGACCACGGGGAACCGTTGAGCATATTGGAAGGTCGACGAGGGGGGATTTTCATTGATCAGATTTACATTAATTTTCTGGAAAATATCCCTACCTTTCCGCCGGTCAACGGTTATGTGACCCGCGGGTTGCAGCTGCACGAGCTGGACCTCCAGGTTAATCATGAGGGCATCGATATTGCAGCGCCCGCTGGGGGAATAGTGGCCGCTGCCGCCTCCGGTCTGGTGGTGTTTTCCCGCTGGACTGAGGATCTCGGCTACATGATTATTCTCAGCCATGGCGACGGATACTTTACCGTCTATGGCCATAACCAGACCAATCTGGTATCCGCCCGGCAGTGGGTGGAACGGGGTGAGCCTATCGCTCTGGTCGGTGACACGGGCATCAGTCAGGGTCCGCATCTGCATTTTGAGATCTGGAAGGATGCCAGATCGATAGATCCCCGGCTCTTTATTGACCTTTATAGAACACAGGACGTCTCAGTAGAAACCCATGGTTAAAGAAGAAAACTCACAGACTAACACTATCGTTGGGCCGAATACCGTGATTCAGGGAAACCTGGATATCAAGGGTTCGGTACTGATCTATGGTACCGTTTTAGGGGATGTGCACTCCAACGGGCAGGTGCGCACAGCGAAGGATTCCCTGATCAAAGGGGCCGTGGTGGCTCAGGAGGCTGTGATTGACGGCGAGCTGGACGGGAGCCTCACTACCAAGGGCCGGTCCACCTTGGGCAGTTCGGCTAAAATGGTGGGCGAGCTCCGGGCTCAGCTGCTGGTGATCGAAGAAGGTGCCCAGTATACGGGCAAGTGTCAGATGGAGGGTGCCAAGGTCAGTGCACCCAAGACCACCGATGGTTCCCCTGCCAAGGAGGGTTCCGATCAGAAGACCAAGGCGGCCAATGCGGAGGCCGCCGGCTAAGGCCGGAACACCGCTGCCCTTCTGGATGACCCCTGCCAGCCCCTGCTGTGCTGTGTGCTGCGCGGCCGGACCTGCCTGAGATGTCGCCAATTTCGGGTTCTTCGAGGGGAGCTATCTCGGCCGCTTATACCCTGACGGGAGCGGTCTTAATCCTCGGAGCAGTGGGCTACTTTCTGGATCGAAAGTTTGACACCGAACCCTACCTTCTGCTCGGAGGGCTTCTTCTGGGTGTGGCCGTAGGGCTGTATGATCTCTGGAAGGCCATGTTTCAAACTAAAGGAGGTAAATGAGGCCGGTCATTACGGGGACGATCCTGGGAGTGCTCTTTGCACTCGCTTCTGGCCTGGTATGGCTTCTGGCAGGGAGGCCGAACGCTGTGGCGGTGTTTGCCGGGGGCATTCTTCCAATCGCCATTTCCGCTGGCAGCCTGTTTGTCTTCTTCGTGCTCAAGACCCAGCCCGACCAGCAGCGGAGATATCAGCGCTTTGTCGTGACCAATTTCCTGGTCAAGGTGGTACTCATTGGCCTGTGGACCGCTGCGATCCTGCTGGCCACTGCGTTGCCGCCAGGACCGTTCGTCGGCTCGCTCCTGGTCAACTTTTTCATCTGGCACCTGTTCGAGGCCTACCGTTATCAAGCTGCCCTGGGGGCAGTGGCAGTCCGGCTGGGGAGGGGCGGGTCATCGTAAGAATTGACAACAACACCGATGGAAGCGATAGAACATAGCGAAAATATCGGTGCCATTATCCTCCACCACGTCTCAAACAGCGAGCCGTTGGTGCCCCTGCACCTGTTTGGCCTGGATATCTCGATCAGCAAGCATGTGATCATGCTCTGGCTTGCCGGGGCGCTGGTGGCCACGGCCTTTCTGCTGGGCACCCGGCGCTATCGTCGGGAGGAGCAGCCGATACCCTCCGGATTCAGCAACTTCCTGGAGCTGGTAGTGGACTTCGTCCACAACCAGATCGTGGTGCCCAATGTGGGTCGCCAGTATGCTTCGTTCTGGTCGCCGGTGATCCTGGCTTTCTTCACGCTGATCCTGACGGCCAATTTCCTGGGGCTGATACCCTTCTTTGACCTGATCCCCGGGGGCGGCACCGCCACGAGCAACATCATTGTTACCGGCTCCCTGGCGTTCATCACCTTCATGGCGGTGATAGTGGCCGGCAGTCTGGCGCACGGAGTAATCGGGTACTGGCGGAACCTGGCACCCAGAGGTGTGCCCTGGCCGGTCCTGTTTATCCTGGTGCCCATTGAACTGCTGGGCATGATTGTCCGGCCCTTTGCCCTCACCATGCGACTGGCTGCTAATATGACCGCCGGGCATATCGCCATGCTGGCTATTCTGGCGCCCATCTTTCTCATGGCCAATGCCTGGATCGGCATCGGATCAGTGGTACTTAATGTGGGGATCAATTTTCTCGAAATTATCGTTGCCCTGGTGCAGGCGTATGTGTTCACCCTCCTTTCGTCGGTGTTCGTCGGTGCGGCCATTAACCCGGAGCATTAGCCAGCGAAGTTTCCATTGGGTAAGAAATCCCATGAGTCAAATAACAAGCTAAAGGAAGATGATCGAATGAAATCCCTGTTCAGAAAGCGACTGTTTTTCTTTATGGTGGTCTTTGTCGGTTTCATGGTTACCTCGGCCGCCGGGGCTGAGGAGGCGGCGGGTGTATCCAATGCCATCGCTTACCTGGGCGCGGCCATCGGTGCCGCCATGGTGGTCATCGGCGCGGCGCTGGGTATTGGCCGGTTTGCCACCGCCGCCGCCGAAAGCACTGCTCGCCAGCCCGAAGCCGCCGCTGACATCCGCACCGCCATCAACCTGCCCCTGTTCCTCCTGGAAGGGGTGGCCATTATTGCCGAGGTGGTCTGCCTGCTCATCGCCCTGAAGTGAGGGGGGACTAACACAGGTATTTCCCGGCAAACAGCTAGATAGGAGCGCACATGGAGCAGCTGGTTCGATTTGACACGGGCCTTATCTTCTGGACGTGGATCACATTTTTTATGGTACTGGCCATTTTGGCCTGGAAGGCGTGGCGGCCCATGATCAGAGCCCTGGATCGGCGCGAGGCGGGCATTCGCAGCGCCCTGGAAGCTGCGGACAAAGCCCGCTGGGAGTCAGAAGAGCTCACTGCCAGAGTAGAAGAACAGATCCGGCGGGGTCGCCTGGAAGCCCAGGAAATACTATCTCAAGCCCGGAGCGCAGCCGAAAAAGTGCGGGTAGAGCTCGAGGAAGCCGCCAAGAAGAAGGCCGATGAGCTCGTTGCCAGGGCCCAGGAGCAGATCAAGGCCGAACGCGAGCGGGCCCTGCGGGAAGTCCGGACCACCGTGGTGGACCTGTCCCTCTACCTGGCTGGCAAAGTCATGGAGCGCAACCTGACCACGGAGGATAATAAGAAATTGGTGGAGGCGAGCCTCCGCCGGATCGGGAAAGCCTGATGGCGGCCAACCCAAAGGCGCGCCAATTTGCCAGGGCCACCCTCAGAGTGGCTATCAGCCTGGGGATGGTGGAAGGCTTTCTGGACCGGTTGGTGCTGCTGGCCCGGACCTTCAGGGAAAACAAGGCCTTCCGCCATTTG harbors:
- a CDS encoding M23 family metallopeptidase: MRAGHMGVALLAVALVGIALVGGWIVTLLQVADYTDLQAENRRLESYRDKVRHVILDNSQYGLIGVDLLRELELSIDLEDDHGEPLSILEGRRGGIFIDQIYINFLENIPTFPPVNGYVTRGLQLHELDLQVNHEGIDIAAPAGGIVAAAASGLVVFSRWTEDLGYMIILSHGDGYFTVYGHNQTNLVSARQWVERGEPIALVGDTGISQGPHLHFEIWKDARSIDPRLFIDLYRTQDVSVETHG
- a CDS encoding polymer-forming cytoskeletal protein — translated: MVKEENSQTNTIVGPNTVIQGNLDIKGSVLIYGTVLGDVHSNGQVRTAKDSLIKGAVVAQEAVIDGELDGSLTTKGRSTLGSSAKMVGELRAQLLVIEEGAQYTGKCQMEGAKVSAPKTTDGSPAKEGSDQKTKAANAEAAG
- a CDS encoding AtpZ/AtpI family protein, with translation MSPISGSSRGAISAAYTLTGAVLILGAVGYFLDRKFDTEPYLLLGGLLLGVAVGLYDLWKAMFQTKGGK
- the atpB gene encoding F0F1 ATP synthase subunit A, whose translation is MEAIEHSENIGAIILHHVSNSEPLVPLHLFGLDISISKHVIMLWLAGALVATAFLLGTRRYRREEQPIPSGFSNFLELVVDFVHNQIVVPNVGRQYASFWSPVILAFFTLILTANFLGLIPFFDLIPGGGTATSNIIVTGSLAFITFMAVIVAGSLAHGVIGYWRNLAPRGVPWPVLFILVPIELLGMIVRPFALTMRLAANMTAGHIAMLAILAPIFLMANAWIGIGSVVLNVGINFLEIIVALVQAYVFTLLSSVFVGAAINPEH
- a CDS encoding ATP synthase F0 subunit C, with the translated sequence MVTSAAGAEEAAGVSNAIAYLGAAIGAAMVVIGAALGIGRFATAAAESTARQPEAAADIRTAINLPLFLLEGVAIIAEVVCLLIALK
- the atpF gene encoding F0F1 ATP synthase subunit B; amino-acid sequence: MEQLVRFDTGLIFWTWITFFMVLAILAWKAWRPMIRALDRREAGIRSALEAADKARWESEELTARVEEQIRRGRLEAQEILSQARSAAEKVRVELEEAAKKKADELVARAQEQIKAERERALREVRTTVVDLSLYLAGKVMERNLTTEDNKKLVEASLRRIGKA